From one Catellatospora sp. IY07-71 genomic stretch:
- a CDS encoding helix-turn-helix domain-containing protein has product MPRPPLGRLIAETRRSRGYSQTRLAALLCAAAGAATVTRHEVSRWERGERLPGGQWLAWLALVLDLPPALLAAGARPAPSPAPLDAVDQLCRLAERWLRESADRSPPPGEPAAPGFRPGPAGDRSARDGSPAEATGLFEAGAVRPLLAELRRMDDLVGGADLAPVAHRRWRQAASRLRRARGADRRRLLRPAAELAQLAGWTAGDAGDQAAALRAYRAGLLLAAEAGDAALGAHLLGGASHLLAEARPRAAWQLARIGAAGARRGGTPGLRALLAHRAALAAARCADGSAAAQSLLVAQRLGERLIPAAEPSWLYWLDQAELAAMTGRCLVLLDRPLRALPLLDGAAARWRGQPRTAAVYAGWRARALLGIGEVEQACAAGGDAAIEAVRSGSVRAAEQTRELSARLARRRHIPAVHDLSELIRQLMSYLPGSSTAGGVN; this is encoded by the coding sequence ATGCCCCGTCCGCCGCTGGGCAGACTGATCGCCGAGACCCGCCGGAGCCGGGGGTACAGCCAGACCCGGCTGGCCGCGCTGCTGTGCGCCGCCGCAGGCGCCGCGACCGTCACCCGGCACGAGGTGAGCCGCTGGGAGCGGGGCGAGCGGCTGCCCGGCGGGCAGTGGCTGGCCTGGCTGGCGCTCGTGCTCGACCTGCCGCCCGCCCTGCTCGCCGCCGGCGCCCGCCCCGCGCCCAGCCCGGCCCCGCTGGACGCCGTCGACCAGCTCTGCCGGCTGGCCGAGCGCTGGCTGCGCGAGAGCGCGGACCGCTCCCCGCCGCCCGGCGAGCCGGCCGCGCCCGGCTTCCGGCCCGGCCCGGCCGGGGACCGGTCCGCGCGGGACGGTTCGCCGGCGGAGGCGACCGGCTTGTTCGAGGCCGGGGCCGTCCGGCCTCTCCTCGCCGAGCTACGGCGCATGGACGACCTGGTGGGCGGGGCGGATCTGGCGCCGGTGGCGCACCGGCGGTGGCGGCAGGCCGCGTCCCGCCTGCGCCGGGCGCGGGGCGCGGACCGGCGGCGGTTGCTGCGACCCGCCGCCGAGCTGGCGCAGCTGGCCGGGTGGACGGCCGGCGACGCTGGGGACCAGGCCGCGGCGCTGCGGGCGTACCGTGCGGGCCTGCTGCTGGCCGCCGAGGCCGGTGACGCGGCCCTCGGCGCGCACCTGCTGGGCGGAGCGAGCCACCTGCTCGCCGAGGCGCGGCCCCGGGCGGCCTGGCAGCTGGCCCGGATCGGCGCGGCGGGGGCACGCCGCGGGGGAACGCCGGGCCTGCGCGCCCTGCTCGCGCACCGCGCGGCGCTGGCCGCGGCGAGGTGCGCGGACGGGAGCGCCGCCGCGCAGTCGCTGCTGGTCGCCCAGCGGCTCGGCGAGCGGCTCATCCCGGCGGCCGAGCCGTCCTGGCTGTACTGGCTGGATCAGGCCGAGCTGGCCGCGATGACGGGCCGCTGCCTGGTGCTGCTGGACCGGCCGCTGCGGGCGCTGCCGCTGCTGGACGGCGCGGCGGCCCGGTGGCGCGGCCAGCCGCGCACGGCGGCCGTGTACGCGGGATGGCGGGCGCGGGCGCTGCTCGGCATCGGGGAGGTGGAGCAGGCGTGCGCGGCCGGCGGGGACGCGGCGATCGAGGCGGTGCGCTCGGGCTCGGTGCGGGCGGCGGAGCAGACCCGCGAGCTGTCGGCGCGGCTGGCCCGGCGCCGGCACATCCCGGCGGTACATGACCTGAGTGAGCTGATCAGGCAGCTCATGTCATACCTCCCGGGGTCATCGACGGCAGGTGGCGTGAACTAA
- a CDS encoding GntR family transcriptional regulator encodes MAGEQPAYRRVADRLRELILSGELAEGAQLPSLREIAARYGVATSIATRALDVLRTDGLVVSRPGAGTYVRRFERIVRSSPGRLAQARWRQGASVQDHDTGPRTRTVDVVIGDVPAPDFVAGALGIAPGAPVLSRARRFVVEERVVQLATSYLPTELTRGTRIEHTDAGAGGIYARLAEQGLAPSHFTERIVGRSPLPEEAAALELAVDGSRVLEITRYAHAGDRCVEVNRMVLDSDAYELTYSFPA; translated from the coding sequence ATGGCGGGCGAGCAGCCGGCATACCGGCGAGTGGCGGATCGGTTGCGGGAGCTCATCCTGAGCGGTGAGCTCGCCGAAGGCGCCCAGCTGCCCTCATTGAGGGAGATCGCCGCGCGTTATGGCGTGGCCACGAGCATCGCGACCCGTGCGCTGGATGTCCTGCGTACGGACGGTCTTGTGGTGTCCCGACCCGGTGCGGGCACGTATGTCCGCCGCTTCGAACGCATAGTGCGCAGCTCGCCAGGCCGGTTGGCCCAGGCCCGGTGGCGTCAGGGCGCATCGGTCCAGGATCACGACACCGGTCCTCGGACACGGACCGTCGATGTCGTCATCGGTGACGTCCCTGCACCCGACTTCGTGGCTGGTGCGCTGGGTATCGCACCCGGTGCACCGGTCCTGTCGCGGGCGCGACGGTTCGTGGTCGAGGAAAGGGTGGTGCAACTGGCCACCTCCTACCTGCCGACCGAGCTGACGCGCGGAACGCGGATCGAGCACACGGACGCCGGAGCAGGTGGCATCTACGCTCGCCTGGCCGAACAGGGACTGGCCCCGAGTCATTTCACGGAGCGGATCGTGGGCCGCAGCCCATTGCCGGAGGAGGCTGCCGCTCTCGAACTCGCGGTCGACGGCTCGCGAGTGCTGGAGATCACTCGCTACGCCCACGCGGGTGATCGCTGCGTCGAGGTGAACCGCATGGTCCTGGACTCGGACGCCTACGAGCTGACCTACTCCTTCCCCGCCTGA